The genomic stretch TGAAGTACCTTGAAGAGGTGCCCGAGCAGGACAGCACATGGAGCGGCAACTGCTTTGTCTTTGATGGGCGGGTCAGCGTGGGCCACGGGCTGCGGGTTGGGCCGCACATGCTGTGCCACGCCTGCCGCCGCCCCGTGTTGCCCGCCGATCAGGCGCGCCCCGAATACGAGGCCGGCGTCAGTTGTCACCTGTGCATCGACGAGACGTCAGAGGTCGACAAGGCGCGGTTCCGCGAGCGTCAGCGCCAGATCGAACTGGCCCGTGCGCGCGGCTTCGATCATCTGTCGGCGCCGATGGTCACGGGCAAGGGTGAGGCTTAGGCCGCGACTAAACCGGGCTTGCGTGGACGCGAACGTGACAACAGCCACAGCATGATGCCCACGTTCAACAGGTTAAAGGCAATGCCGTTCCAGAACGCCATCTGGTAGCTTCCGGTCACGTCATAGATCCAGCCCGACATCCAACCGCCGATCGCCATGCCTGCGATGGTTGCCATCAACACAAAACCGACCCAGGCACCAGCTGACCGCGCAGGCATGTATTCGCGCACGACCAGCGCATAGCTGGGCACGATCCCGCCCTGCGACAGACCAAAGATCAGCGACACCACATAAAGCGAAACCAGCCCGTCCGAAGGCAGGTAGAAAAACAGCGCCAGACATTGCAGCCCCGACCCGATCAACAGTGTGCGCACACCGCCCAACTGGTCGGCGACCATGCCCGATACCAGCCGCGAGAACACCCCGCCCAGCAGCATCAACGACAGCATTTCCGCGCCAGCAACCGGGCCATAGCCCAGATCGACGCAATAGCTGACAATATGCACCTGCGGCATCGACATCGCCACGCAACAGCCAACGCCTGCCAGCCCCAGCAACAGCGCAAGGTTTCGTGGTGACAGGCCCACAGATTTGGCGTTGCTGTCCGATGCAG from Pseudosulfitobacter sp. DSM 107133 encodes the following:
- a CDS encoding MFS transporter — encoded protein: MDEMTVLDSKYSWTRLLITLGVAMVANVGMWAVIMIMPALEAEFALTRAQASMPYTLTMVGFALGNFAIGRAVDRFGVTGSLIGAALGIAAGYTLALFATSVFMLSAAQLLIGLASAVGFGPLIADISHWFMRRRGIAVGIVASGNYLSGAIWPMVLAGLLADSGWRSVYTFLAVVTLVTVIPLALLLRRRIPQEAQNAAQAASDSNAKSVGLSPRNLALLLGLAGVGCCVAMSMPQVHIVSYCVDLGYGPVAGAEMLSLMLLGGVFSRLVSGMVADQLGGVRTLLIGSGLQCLALFFYLPSDGLVSLYVVSLIFGLSQGGIVPSYALVVREYMPARSAGAWVGFVLMATIAGMAIGGWMSGWIYDVTGSYQMAFWNGIAFNLLNVGIMLWLLSRSRPRKPGLVAA